DNA from Phragmites australis chromosome 16, lpPhrAust1.1, whole genome shotgun sequence:
aGACCTACTAGGACCTcatgacaaatatattagttctaatgattatgttatcattaatcactaaaatcacaatcacaatctaataggatcattttcgttACAACTGTCATCGGTGGTTGACTGTAGTTATGGATTCCTCACCGTCTCTATCGTCCCTTACGATTTGCTTCTCACCCACCTCCTCGCAATCTCTATTGCCGCCACAACACCATACACACCCTTATTATCgtgcctgccaccaccctcTTCACTGCCTCGACGCAAGTCctacacctcctcctcccgcccccGCCGCTAGTTCACCACCTCCTCTCACCGTGTTGGTTCCCTAGAGCTCAAGTTTACCAATTGTTCTCGGATCTGGCCACTGCGGTCCTATTGGCAACAAATACGATCAGCATGTCTCGCCGCCACTGGATCCAGAGAAGGGTGCGGTGGAGGAGATTGAGGGCGTCACCGCTAGCACGGTTGTATACTAGAGAAGTGGAAAGGAAATTCTATGGGACTCGGTCTCACATAAAGATCTCCTCGTATGTATGCTATGTGTCATTTTCTTACTCTCAGTTACACGTAATAACCGTTGAATCAGAGAATGACGATATAAATTAGGATTTTATAGAGATCTTTTAATAAATAATCATTTAGAATTTCTTTCAGCAGTGTATCATCTTCGTGACACAGCAAGTTTCCGTGGACGGTGCCAGTGCTACTTGTAAAACTGCAAGGATTCCCTGACGGTGCAGTGCTACTTGTAATACTCTCCAATCCAACGATCACCAGTCGCCTCGTCACCACCGCCTCCCGCTAATCCAACGGCCACGACCCCAGGTACTAAGCCACAGTCGGCTTCTGGATCCGGATCGATCCCTACACCTAAAAACTCTCTAATCCCACCTACCATCACCACGTCCGCGTCTCCCCTACTCGCATCGCAAGCCCTTCCCAAGTCGACGCCAGCCGTCGCACGCGAAACCCCAACCCTAGCCCGGCCCCCGATCTCGCCCGCCATGGCCGGCAAGATGAAGGAGTTCGACGGCGCCAGCCCCGCGTGAGTCCTCCCCCATCCTCTCGCACGCCCGTCTGCTCGTTTTCCCTTTTTGAATTTCGGCACGTTCTCCGctaattttgtgttttttggGGCGTCGTGCAGCAAGATCTTCATCGGCGGGCTCTCCAAGGACACCGGCATGGGTAAGCGCAGATCAGCTCCAAGTTTGCTGTTTCGCGTGTTCGTTCGCTGTACCGCTATCTTTCCTTCCAGATAGCTAGGGTTGCTCTTGCTCGTTCAGATCTGGTCTCTCGTAGCTTTTAATGCCGCTTGGTCTTGTTCCTTCTGTGGTAGTTTACCCGATCTAGTGGAGAATAGTTGACTAGACGTTTCTCCTACCGTGTAGGCTTAACATGTGGCTGCCTTTAGCATGTGACTGGAGGCATGGCTAATTTAATTTGGGCGACTGATTTCCGTTTTTGCTGTGTTGTTTCGTTGGGACGAGGAATTTGTCTTTGAATGTCTTGTTTAATGTGGATTTGGTTGTGTGGGTGGTTATTTGTTGCTGATTTCTTATGGTCTCACGGCGTTGGTGAGGTCGTGGATGAATCAGAGTTGTAGTTGATCCTGTTGTTAAGTAGTCTTTGTGATAGAAATAAGTGCCTATTTCTTTGCGCTATTGGACGGCCATGTTGGTGTGAAACGCCCGACAATATGTGGTTAGTTTTTCAAGCATCTTGGTACTTTAGTAAATTATGGTGAAACATTTTTTACATTACTGGCATCATCATGGTCTCTAAGGCGGTAAGACGAGGCGTGGAGACCCACCCCTTTCCGAGCGCCTAGGTGATGCCTAGGTGTTTATGAGGTAACACCATACCCAACCCATAAACAGCAAAAACAGCAGCCAGGAGgagtaaaaaaaggaaaagaaaaaaggatctctctctctctctctctctctctctctctctcgccacCGCTCTACCTGTCTCTCTCCGCTAAGCAGCCATTCCATCTCCTAGGGTCTCCTGTGCCTCTTGCTGCCCCGGCCCTTTCCAGATCAACTGCTGACGCTGAAAGGAGGGAGTGCTGCGCCGGCCACCGCTGCTAGAGCCGGTGGGGATGGGGGAAGCGATGGCCGCTTGGCCTTGTTGGCTGGTTCCCCTCCCActcttcccctcttcttccACTCTCCCTCATTCTTCCGGTAAGGCTTGGGCAATGCCTTGCTGTCCCGGAGTGCCTTGTTGCCTAGGCGACACGTTAGAAACCATGGGCATCATAGCTTAGAAGTTTCCAAAGGAAAATACTAAAAGGCATTAAGTGCCAAGACGTATGCTTCGCAATTTTCTTCTGGCCTATCATGATTCATGCATTTATAGGATCCAATATGGTTTACCTTTTGTGTATCTCGTGAGCTGGTTATTGGTCCAGTGACATGTATGTTTCATAAGCTAGCTTACGAGGCGTTTAAAAGTTGTACTGGATTTTGTTAGTAATGTATGGCTGTGGCTTAAAGTGAAAAGTCATAGTAAATTGTTGGGGGGAAAAGATAGGTTGCTTTTAGTTGCTAGTTTTATTCTTGAACCCACAACCTGCTGCTAACTGCTTCGCATCTTAATTTGCAGGTACATTCAAAGAACATTTTGGGAAGTATGGGGAGATAACTGATGCTGTCATAATGAAGGACCGTTTCACTCAAAAGCCTAGAGGCTTTGGTTTTATTACATTTGCAGATCCTGCTGTTGTTGACAGAGTGATTGAAGATGAGCATGTTATCAATGGAAAGCAGGTAAACTGTTTGCTTTATCGTTGTATTAGGTCACAGCAAACCCTATTTCGTGAAATGTATAATACAAAAGATGGTAGTTTATGAAGCTTCAGATCTTTTAAACATTCTATATTAAACATATCAAACACTTTTTGTGTGTAGTTTGATATCTTATTTATCGTTAAAACTGCAGGTTGAAATTAAGAGAACTATCCCTAAGGGTGCTGCCCCCTTGAAAGATTTCAAGACGAAGAAGATTTTTGTTGGTGGATTACCCTCGGCTCTAAAAGAAGGTATTATTTGTGTTTCATTGCCTGCATGGTAGCAAACTTCTATATTTTGAATAATAAGCTGAAATTGTCAACATAAATTGACTTGACAGATGAATTCAAGGAGTTCTTTTCGAAGTTTGGAAAGGTGGTGGAACATGAAATTATCCGTGACCATGCAACCAATCGGTCACGTGGATTTGGTTTTATAGTCTTTGATGCAGAAAAAGCCGTAGATGAATTATTAGCTAAGAAAGgcaatatgattgatctaaaTGGTTCTCAGGTGAGCCTTCCCGTAGTGCTTTCTGAACTTTGTAAATATAGTTTTGTACAGTTGGGCCTGCACACACTAATAAATTGTGGCCTTCAGAGTTACCTCGTATATGAGGGGCAGGTTATTAGCACTACATTCTTGGAAGTAAACAGATTTGAAAGGAAATATAGGTTAACTTTCTTGCTTTGCTGTAGGTGGAGATCAAGAAGGCAGAACCAAAGAAACCCTCTAACCCACCACCTCGTTCATTTGATAGCGAACCTAGGGGCCGTCCATATGCGGATAGTTATGACGGATTTGGCAGCTCTTATAATTATGGTGGTAGTTTTGGCCCCTATAGATCACCTGGAAGTTTTGGTGCTAGGCCTGGTGGCTACAGTAGTGCTTATGGTCCTGGTGACTATGCTACTTATGGTGGAGCATTAGGAGGTTACCGGGGAGAATCCTCGCTCTATTCTAGTCGCCTTGGTAGCAGTTATGGAGGAAGCTTTGGTGGCGGGTATGGTGGTGGCAGTTATGCTGGTGGTTTAGCTGGTGCCTATGGGCGTGATGCCGGGGCATACGGTGGTTATAGCTATGGGCCTAGTTATGATTCTTCAGGTGCTAGTGCTGGTGCTGGGTTTGGCACTGGTGGACTCTACAGTGCTAGGACAGGCTATGGTAGCACTGGTGGCAGTGGTGCTACTGGTCGGTACCATCCATATGGAAGATAGAAAAGCATCAGATGCTGCTATCTGTTAGATAAGCTTGCAGAAGACCATAAGCTTGCAGAAGACCGATGCTAGATGTGCTCAAGAGATATCATCTGCAGCTAGAAAGATCTTGTTGAAGTTCAATATGCTCAGTTTGCTGTACTACTGTTAGATCAACTTGTAGAACTTAAAAGCACTATTTAAGTGTTTGGAATTTAAGCATACTTGCACGTGCACTTTGGTAGATAGACAATTCAGTGACCTTTAAAGCTAGCTAGTAGTTCAGTTTTTTATGTTCTTGAGTGGAAGCTTTTTTAGGTCTTTATCCCATTATTAAGCTTGATGATTGTATAAGTTGGTTCTTTGTTAGCCTAGATCACTATTTGCTTTGTGTTAGCGAAGATTGTGGTGGTTTGTCTTACTTAAGCCTGTAGCAGGCAATGTTGATGGCAGTTGCCTTTTCATGTGAACCCTATGCAATCTTCAGGTTACTAGTATCACTTTGGGGGATCCCAACGTTTGTTGATGATTGCCACATAGGTTTACATTGTTTATTTTACTCCGGTGCGCTCTGGCATTTGGAGCTGGATTAATTGTGATCAGTACGTCGATTAGTTGTATTTGGAGCTGGATTGGTCAGGAGCTCATATGTGGAATTTATTAACTTGCTATTCTGGATTGGACTATGCTGTGGTTCACCTTTTTTCACATGTAAGCTTTTCTTCTGTTGCTAACTGATACTTTCCCAGTGTGAAGTTTTCACGTTTTGTGCTAAAGCCTAGTTTACTTCGATATATTGGGCAAATTGTTCCCGATTCAACTGTTGTTTGTGACAGACTTACCCGATGAAAATTTTCATTCTACCTTGCTATATTCTGTGATTGAATTTCATGTTCTTAATTACTATAAAATAAAAGTTCTGTTTGAGTTGATGCTAGATGAACATACTCATGCAAATGGTACAGAAGTTCGTCCTGCATTACTGCAAACAGTGTTTGTAAGACAGCAGCACATTGCACATCCGAGATAACAGGTTTCGGTTTTCGCTGTGTTGCAGTTGTCTTTCACTACGTTTCATCATGCCTCTGCTAGTTGTCTTCTCACATGTTGCTCGCTTGACGCTACGGTCTAGGACAGAACGGACTGAATTAGGACGCGTGGTTGCGCTCAtgtttgtttttatactggtATGCCCGTGCATAGCTACGGACAGGAATCAATTTACGTTGTTTTCAGTATTGCCTATTTACAGAAACATTTCAGGTACCTAGCAGGCCAGCACAGTTTATGTGAAAACGAAGCTTCCAAAAAGGGTAGTCACTCCTGTTACAAGCAAAATGATCAAACGCTGGCGGTTAAACATGTCCCTTCTGGGAGATGTCTGTTCGGAAAGGTTGTCTTTTGAACGGGTATGAAGTCACCCATTCaatgtgtatgtatgtacaaacatacatacatacatacatacatatatatatatatatatatatatatatatatatatatataatatcaatcaatcaatagTTTTCAATTGAAAATAAGCCATTTAATTTCTTTAATGTATTTAAGGAGATGTATGTGGTTTTATTAAGTAATTATTTTGATCATTAAAGTACTTTACGGTGCTTATAGATGCATATATAAAATTATTGCTTAAATTACTAAAATAAGAGTAAATTATCTTGAACATAggataaaattcattaaaaTGGTCAATATAGTTGAATTCACTTCACGAGTTTTCAATAATTATTATATTGGCTTAGGCATTAATTTGGAGTATTAAGTActttatatgcatatttcaaaTGGTATAGCTGAAATCTCTCATCAAATAAAGTTAAAATTAATAGTATGATCATTATTCTATAATTGTAATTTACCAACCTCATGTGAGAAGTTATGTGGTTTTGCACACCACATATTTAATTCAATAAGATCAACTATATATCATACAGTTTTcgtaaaaatcaaataaatatttttcatcTACGAAAAATCGGTTACAGTATATATGTATTGATATCACTACCGTAGTGTATATCAATGGATCATCATAGAAAATTAGGAATCTATATAAGGTATAATTATCTATCAATCATAAAATACATCGAGTGTCTAACATGAAATTTATTCATTATTCACATCCTGGTACATAGGCGAGGGCTATTTCCAGTATTAGGGAGATATCATATGCATCATAAAGAATGCCAGCAAATAGATTGAAATGTTACATATATTCAGTCCTTAGATAAAAGCAAGTCCTTATCACGTACTAAATATTATGAATAAAAGTTCATAGAATTATAAATTTATAACATATTGTAAATAATCTACCACATATATTtactaataataaatatatcattAAATTATATCCATGTACTCAATGCACAAAAAGAGTGTATGTACCTAATAAAATCACAACTcccaaataaaaataagaggGAGAGAAATATAGTCACAATAGATAATGCTGATTAaaagcatatgtaaaaataaagaaaattaattttcaaaataGTAAAACAAATCAATCTGAAGTTACAACTTATAAATACTTAATATCTTAGGCTTACGGATGCTCTATATTCAAGATTCAGTATAAATATGCGATTTTAGGTGCTGGGACATCGGAACACGTTAACTCTATTATTGTGAGAAACCATGAGGAGTTGAAAGGGGTAAATAAAATATTCACAAAACTATATCGATTCATAATAATTATATAATAGAAAGATTACAATTGTTTACAtttatttctcctcaaaatagCAAAAAAATCTTGAGATAGATTCAGAACCAAAGACTATGGTAGAGTGATTGAAACGCTCAAACTAGATTAAATGGAAGGAGGCTATTGAGACGGAATTACACTTGTTTAAGAAAATAGGGTTATTTACatcagtaatacctactcctAAAATACCTTCCTAGTGGGATCAAAATGATTTTTCATTTGCAAACGAAATGAAAATAATAAGATGGTGAGATACAAAGTAAGATTTGTAGCATAAGGATTTATGCAAAGACCTGATAAGATATAAAACAAGATTTATAGTACAAGGATTCATACAAAGACTCGATATTGATTTTGATGTAACATAACCACTAGTTATGAATGGAATAACATTATGACATTTAATATCATTGCTAGAATCTAATCACTTGATTCAAAAATCTATACAGAAGTCCCTAAAAGactgaaaattttgaattccaaaGTAAATGGTaatatgtattgtgtaaagTCATTATGTGGCTTAAAATAGTCAGATAAAACATGGTACAAACTGACTAAATGAGTTTCTTCTGTCGAAAGGTTAttcaaataatgatgattgcttatatgtatttataaagAAATCTCCAactagattttgtatcatcttaaTATAGGTAGATGATCTTAATATCATCGGAAATACAAAAGAAGTTTGCAGTCATCTTAATGTGGAATTTAAGATGAAAGATTTAGGTAAAAACTAAAATTTGTTTAGTCTAAAACTTAGCATAATCTCTCAGAAATATTTATATACTAATCTGTATATATTCAAAAGATATTGGAGAATGTCAATATAGATAAATCGTATCCATAAAAAAACACATATAGTCATCCGATCCTTGTATATGGATAAAGATCTATTCAGACTTCAAGATAATAATGAAGAGATATTGAGACATAAAGATTcatattttagtatttttggAGCGCTAATATATCTTACAAATTGTATTAGATCTGGTATTACATTTGCAAGAAACTTGTTAGCTATACATAGCATAGCTCCAACAAACGTTATTGGGCAAGAGTAAACAATATTCTTAGATATCTCCAATGTACAAAgaatcttattttattttattagaaaaatgaAAACATGACTATAGTTGAATATACATATACTGGCTATTTATCTAATCCTCATAATACTAAGATAGTAGAAATATTTTGTATTCTTATATATATGTTGGAACAACCTTCTAATGTAAGTCATCAAAACAAACTCTCATGACTATTTTCACTcatcattctaaaataattatattatatgaaGTATCATGTAAATATGTATGGTTTCACATAATGACCAAGCATATATAAAAATCATGTGGTATTAGTTAATTATAATCACCTACCATTATTTATGAAGATAATACTACTTGTATTACTCAAatacatatatgttatataaaGTGCAATATCATGTAACATATtgtctaaaattattttatcctcataaattatagaaaaatgAGGAGATAAATACTTTACAAATAATATCATatgataatattataaatttattcaTAAAGTCTttactaacatatttatttcattCACGAAATTGGTACGAGATGACTTTAAGCTTTACAAAGATCAGGGAGAGTAAACTGCTAAATTATAACATGTTAATGATTATCAGACCATGTATATTGTACTCCTTTTCTTTATGAGTTTTCTAAATTtagtttctcatataagatttttaataaggcaatataaatataagcatgcatatgctATATCATTTTATGCTATTTTTCTCACTGGGTTTTTAAAGAGTTTTCGATGGCATATTACAATTATATTTTCCTCATATTTTTTTGGAGGAATCTTTAATTTAATATATACTGATAACAAGATTGCAATCAAGAGTTTTCACTTTCATTCTATTATGTCTTGTTTACTCTACAACAACTCCATCTCTAATCATTTATGTTTCTTCCGATATCATTTCTATTTGGGAAGTTCTGTATGACAGTTGACtgaattttaacttttttacaGTCTACCGTCATCCACAGGTGTATGAGGACTGAATGATTTCTCGCGACTTCCTTTCTTCTCATGTTGCTGCCTCACTCATGCTCGCCTCGTCCCACCCTCCACTTGTCTCCGGCCGCGGTTGCACCGCAGGATCGAACCTGGTGTTAATTTCGCTCCTCCGCGCTAACCCTGCCCAATGTCTGGCCTGGGGGCAGAACTATTACCCGCGTGCGTGAGCAGAGGAACGAGCAACTTtttgacagaaaaaaaaaatttttgcaaaaaaattctcCGTAACTCCCTTTTCTggaaagtttttcaaaaaactTTTCTAAACAAGTTTTGATAGAAAAGTTACTAAAAAAAAGATTTAAGGAAAAGTTAtcgaaaaaaaattgattcaaAAGTTTTGTGAAAAAAGTTACCAAGAAAAGTTTAGCTCAAAAATCCTGAGAAAAAGTTTACATGAGAAAAAGTTATTGAGAAAAGTTTGGCTCAAGATATTTCAGAAAAAAACTAACAAGAAAAGTTTAGTtcaaaaattttgagaaaaaatttgcACAAGAAAAATTTAGAATAAAATTCTAGCATAAActtttttaaacaaaatttttagcacaaacttttttttacaaaaatatcaACATAAAAAATTCAACTGCGCGTGGCCCAATCAGCGCAAGGCCCGGCCGAGTCTGTGAGCCACTCTTCATCTGAGCCTCCCGCCCCCCTCCCTGCTTCTGCCTGGGTGTCCGCGTGCCCCGACAACCTAACGTATTTGACTTGTACGTACGCGGATACCCGCGAAATAGGATTAGTGCTGGCCTAGTCACGCCCACTGTCCATTGCCACCGCTCAGTCAATATGCTGCTTATGATTTACTCGATTATGCTCTAGAAAATATGTTTATGTCTTATTTCATACCTACTTAAGATTGTTTAGATTTCTTTAATCTTTGTTATATAAAATACGAGTGGGTTCTTATGTCATGCCACCTCTTTCTCCTACTCTcattttatataataaaaaatcttttaaaatttaaataatttatccatTTTTACTATCCACACTCGTTCTTTAgcctcctctggttatcaactaTAAATATGCAATAGaacctattttactaataaaaataaataaattaattaattaaaagaaaaattagtTAATAATctcttcatcattttttttatcacatatGAAATTATACTATAATATCGTTCCCGTCATATTCGTTCGACGGTGCTTTTATAGTGCATTTATATGTTCATACCTTGAGTTTGTATGTAATATTATCGcatccaatatttatatttttttacaacGCACAAGCAGTTATTATAAGAATTATGTTCCGTCCAGGCCCTCGCCTTTGGTGTCTTTCAGACACTAGACCTCAACATGCCAATCCCACAAAAGCTCAGCCTTCTGCAGTTTGGCTCCTATACAGTCGTTCATGTGGACGTGTTGCTAACCCTAACCTGCCCCAAACCTCGAAGATTATGTGCCACCATCAGTGGAGCTCATGATTTGCCGTCGCCGAAGCCAAAGGAAGCAGAACATGAATCTCTAAGGGGATATAAAAGGCTAGAAAAATTCAACTTTTGTCccaaataaaatttgtttcatgttgTTTATCAATTCCGTAGATCCCATATTCAACAATTCAATATGATCTGGGTTCAGAACTAACAAATTTTGTGACCCGTCGAAAAACAATGACAGAACAAAAAGGAAATGAACACCAACCTGGTACTCAATGGATGATCATCACATAATCTATACCTCGTTGAAAACAAtaacataaccaaataaaagACCACCAACGGAGCATTCAATAAACAGATTGATTGTGCTTGGTACATGGACATCCAAATCAATTGCACGAAAAGCTACTGTAGGCGCATGAACCTTGAGAATAACGAAACTATCTATAACAATAAGCAGGAGAGATTACTCGCAATGTATCGGCATCGATTATAATTACTGGAGACATGTGTTTGGCCATTACACGTGCCACGCCATTGTTGATTTCATTACTCAATAGGTTCGCAGCCTGCGAAAGCGCGGTTGGTAAAGTTCGATTTCGTGCTGCTCTGCTGCCCATGACCTGGGTTCGAACCCCAGACACGCCTCAAAATTCCTTTTTATACCTATCCCTATACCTTATAGTTGGTAGACGAAGTGTTGCTGaccatatttgttttttaataccttttaaaattttccatttGTATTTCTACTTGAATCATAGAGAAAAAGTATTACTCGGTTTTTATCATTGCTACCTTGGACGGCTCATCACTAGGCGCTTTTACTTAAGAAATTGTTTGTGATATGGGCTTATCataaacatttttttaatgttgAAATGATCGAATAGTCTAAGAGATGAATTGAgctttaattaaaaatatttctatcGAATATTAGAATAAGTAGCAAATTTTATCCTAGATGAAATATAATAGAACTACGCGAACAAGCTAGAGCAAGGCAataaaacaagcaagcaaaaatACTAAGCAAATTGCAGAATTAAAAACtggcaagaatgtaaatactcaAAAGTAAATGAGAAAAGTAGAAAGATGGATAAGAtgacaccgattttttcccaaGTATCAAGAAGTTGGCATTCCCTctagtccttgttggagcatccaccaagaaTATCTTTCCCCCTTGAGTTAAAAAACTCAactgctccctcatgattgtcacttcttcATCTCTGGATTAGCGGACACCAAACTAAGTACATTGCACTTCTCGTAGCTCTCACAATAATtctaagagctcaccgagataCCTCAAATCACCAAAGACCAATTagatgttgccaaccaccaagaataACAAACCAATAACTTCACTtaaccaagatcaagcctaaactacaattAGATGTACACTTGCTACTTTCTAAGCACTAATGATGCCCTTACTCTTCCAATTAGGGACTTTGTACATCACTTAAGCACTCTCTCTTGCTTCATGAtgacacaccggaccatccggcatgttgtacttcatcttcttcacaTCTTCTGAAAATACTTTGGCGTATTTATCCTCaatgccggaccatccagcgtctTGACTTGAAATTTCTCTTCTGAGTCAAAACACTCCAGCGTGTTCAATCTTCTAATCATTGGACCATTCggcaaatgcaaaaaaaaatttctaaacttgtccaattcaataattcttgagttctaacttctcgatAACGACTGTCAAGGGTAATCCCTAACAGTGATTCTGGGGTGTATCGGACtatgggtgcgtgatctttgctCGGGATGCGAATGTTGGATCCGGCTGTGTTTGTGACTCAAGAACATcagggtttatccaggttcaggcccccctcagggtaatagcTCTACATCTTGTGTATTCTTCTTCCTGTGATCTAAGTCAGTTACCGATGATCTTCTTGCCCTGCCTTCTACTTGTTGGGCCCCAAAAAACCTCCCTCTACAAGCCTAGTACTCCTCCTtcatatatcagagggagagaggacttaCACGTAAGTCAAGACATAGACTCAGGACTAGCCCGAGCTTCTCACCTAGGTctatcattactaagagcgGACGTATCCCATTTGCTCTACGACGCCACAGAGCCCGTCCCATCACTCCATCGCCTGTGTCATCCCGGTCGCTCGAGTTGTCCTGTCTCGTCCCCACGCGCcgcctgcgcacctgcaaaaaGAACTCCTGCCACGCTTGTTAGGCCATCCTGTAgtgatta
Protein-coding regions in this window:
- the LOC133895530 gene encoding heterogeneous nuclear ribonucleoprotein 1-like, which produces MAGKMKEFDGASPAKIFIGGLSKDTGMGTFKEHFGKYGEITDAVIMKDRFTQKPRGFGFITFADPAVVDRVIEDEHVINGKQVEIKRTIPKGAAPLKDFKTKKIFVGGLPSALKEDEFKEFFSKFGKVVEHEIIRDHATNRSRGFGFIVFDAEKAVDELLAKKGNMIDLNGSQVEIKKAEPKKPSNPPPRSFDSEPRGRPYADSYDGFGSSYNYGGSFGPYRSPGSFGARPGGYSSAYGPGDYATYGGALGGYRGESSLYSSRLGSSYGGSFGGGYGGGSYAGGLAGAYGRDAGAYGGYSYGPSYDSSGASAGAGFGTGGLYSARTGYGSTGGSGATGRYHPYGR